In Coffea eugenioides isolate CCC68of chromosome 4, Ceug_1.0, whole genome shotgun sequence, the genomic stretch aaaaagggggCCTGAGGGGAGACTCAGATGATCTTTAAAGAATATTAATTGCTTCAAAATCTTTCCTCTATGCATCTCCAAATCATACATCAAAAATCCCCATCTTTCCCTGATAAACATCACGGAGCTGTGGTACTTGCTTCTCATATGGAATGACAAATTTGCTCAAGAAGTACTTCTCACCAGGAATGAATATAGAATATAAACGCGTGTACCATCTAATGAAGCCCTTCAAGCGCAAAAGATGAATAACAGATCCCCTGGGGATAATCCTCTTGTCCAAACTCAAATGGAGAATAACAGGATATCGTGCAACTGTCTGCGAATTCAGACCCATTTTGTTAACAAGAAAGTCCATCATCCTACTGAGTTTTTGCTCTGAAATAAGCATACAGTTAGGATCCTTTCCATATGCATTTCGCACCAAATCTTCAGACCAACCCCAACTCCTATACACTTCACAACACCGTTCCCAGTTTAATCTATTACGCATCCCAAACCGAGCATATAAAGCTAGCACAAAAGTTGATTTCAGATGATCAAATCCCATATTCTTAACCTCATATACAACTTCCCTGAAACGATTATCATTTACCATTACGGCAGCGGGATGACGAGTCATTAATAATCTAATGCATGATTCTCGAACTCCAAGTTCTCTTAGAACAGCAATATTGGAAGCAAGATTCTTTGTGGGGTCTTTAGAGAAGTAAACAGCACGCCATATTCTAGGAGAGGTAAGCCTATCATCTGTTCCATACATGCTCTTAAGGCAATGATAAAGAGGCAATATTTTATTCTTCAAGCTGCTTCTCAGTAGATTGTGATTTGCTGAAAGATTTTTGGTTAACTCACTTCTTGAAACCCATATAGAGCTGAAAAATTCAATCTTGGGCAAAAGGATCTTCTCAGGATTGTAAAAGAGAATCTGTGGTGCTGCTCCAACAAGTTTTGCTATGTGGGCTTTGCTGAATCCTTGATCTCTGAGGAACGCCAAAACTGCATTGGGCTTCTCAAGGGATTTGAACGTTACTCTTTTAGATAGAAAATTAGCCCTTCTGCTGGCAACCCACATGAGTTAACAAGGTAAGGGACAATATAAGAATGTGAATATTCATCCAATGCAGAGTTTGCAGTTCTTGATTTCACACCATAACCTGAATCAATTGCTTCAGCAAGACTACAGAAGTTAGCACAACAATCATTTCTAGACCCCCTGGCAAAAATTGAGCTAGAAAGCAAATGACCTTTCTGAAGCAAAATAAAGCAGGCCGTAGGGATTTTAGCTGAAATCTTGATAGGAGAGAGCTTGTAGAACAGGTATGCAGATAACATGTTTGATGAATTTACGCATACAGCAACATGACCTCCGATGGGGCGATCAACAACATTAAATGCTGCAGGATATGAGGGTTACAGATTAGCCCTTCAAAACTCGTTTTCTGAAATTTCGATTCGTGAGGGCTCTAACAAATTTGCTTTCTTCGTCACAGCCAAATGGGAAGTGGAAaacaaattttgaaatgaataaACAAAACACAAACAGAGTAATACTTTGACATATAGTAATGGTATTGTCAAACATAAGCTAACGCTAGTGGTTTAAGCCACCCCCGATGTACGTGCAATTATTACAAAACATCCacttggattagctgtttttggaggtatttttaaaaaattttattacaacagtgtatataaaaaaaaatttataaaatttttttaaaatatttgatatattaaatAGATtagatgttttttgagttactgtatattactgtaacattatatttgaaaaacttatttttgaaaaaatggccaatccaaacggagtgtTTGGataaagtattatttgaaatgttattttaaataattactgtaacacatttttgtaatgtgatgtatgtgaaataaaaaaataattgaaaatataaaattatgtattgaaaaatgtgtttatgatatgTTTTGTGAAATAATTCAGCTATCCAAACACTATTttggaagtaaaaaaaaaaagacaaaaaaaatgattttttgtttttgatgtAAATGAGAGGGTTTGAAACCCAAATCTCTCACTTAACACTCTTTTCCCCGGACTATTCAACCCATCatttccaaaaacaaaaaacaaaatggGGGAGAAAGAAATGGTTATGAAGAGTAAAGCACCAAGAATCGAAAAAAGCAATCGAGATAATAAAGCTCTTTTTatgaataattagaaaaaaaaaaatatagcctcaattttatatacactgtcagcgCATACAGTTTATACACTATCAtagttaaaaaattaaattttaaatttaaattaaaattaattgtCATATATCGGAGAGTGATAGTGTCTACAGTGTCAATGCATAGAATATTAATCTAAAAATATAATGGTTTGCAGTTGTGAAAGGAGTAGTAAAAGTTGTTTAGATACCTGTATTAAATTTTAAGACTTATTGTTTTGGTGTTTTTAGGAATGTTATGCCCTTATAATTGACAGTATAAAAGAAAATTCAGAAAGCAACCCCGATTGCTAACACCATAGCAAGTTTGCCACTGCATAGATTGAATTCAGGGAGAGATTCAACTGTCGTGCTTGGGTCTGCGTCTCTTCAAGCTACCATCACAAAAAGATGCTAAGATCAATCATAAAGGAATTAAATACAATGGATCACAAGCTACTTGAAATGTTGGAAAAGATGGAAGAGGAAGACTTGGAACGAAGGCTCTATCAAGATCTACAAGACAAGTGTTATCTTGTGGTACTTGATGATGTGTGGAATAGGGATGTAATCGAGCCAAATcaatactcgagctcgactcgactcatatGTACCTAggttcgaactcgactcgagctcgaccGAGTTCAAAAAATCAATACTCGAGGCTTGACCAAGGTTTGTAAAATCGGGATCCTACATAGGATCGATTTTAGTTTCACAGgatcggatcgtaggatcggATCGTAGAATCGTAAGATCCTACCAAAAGCTCTTAATTGCAATTAAAGGTTGCAAttctttgataaattacaaatataccacaaatattttcatttacttgCAAAATGGAGCTTCGTATTTcacaaatttacaaaaaaattgtAGAATCGTACGATcttacgatcctacgatcctaTACGATCCTACCGATCCTGCTACGATTCTATGCGATCCTACAAAGATTAATATGATTTGCGACGCTGCATACGATCCGGATCGATTTTGGTTatccggatcgtaggatcgtacgatcctacgatccggatCGCGATTTTGACAACTATGGGCTTGACTAGAGGAACTCCCTTTAagctcgaaactcgactcgataagacTCGACCTTTAGGAAAGCCTTATCAAGTCGAATCTAATCAAGCTTCTTGACTCGACTCGGAAAATGTACACTTCTGCCCTTATGcaattttattataaagaagagtatattgtaaattcaatataaattatactcataacggtcattttataattataatatatatattatttaaatacaCCCCGACTCGACGAATAGCTTGACAAGCCACGAGCCTCAAAATATTGGCTCGAAACTCGACTCAAATAACAATCGAGTAGCTCGAACTCGGTCAAACCGAGTTCAAGCCAAGCCACTCGCGAGTAGTTCGGCTCGCGTACATCCTAGTGTGGAATGAAGAAGCGTGGGATTGTCTTGCCCACATCAAGTAGAGTGCTACTTACAAGTAGCATATTTCATCATCTGGTACTCCTTTACCATTATGCTACCTTATCCCCTGATTTTGCAACAACCATCAtattgtcctttttttttccttttcttttttatcccTTTAGTGATCATGCTATTTTATGTGAGTGTCTATCTGATAGTATGACATCTTTTAGCAAAAGGGCTGTATAGCACCCAAAACATACTTGGAAAAAGCATACCAACCACCAACATACTGAGGCTATATATATAGCTAATATTATCAAGACAtcaacaagccatgaaaaaggTTGTGGTGAAACAAATCTCCATGTTACTATAAGAGTCCATTTTTAGAATACATCAATGTTACTGTTAGAGTacacagaaaaatcatttgaaaggcTTAACAAACTAACAGAAAGGATTACAATTTTATCTGTAAGAGGCCTCTTTTACAAATCTTGATGTTCAATACTAACTGGCAAAACTGTTGAGAGAGCCTTTATGAAAAAACCAATACAAAGAATGGAGCCAGTTTCCAGGAATCGATTTCATTGGATATGCTGGCAAGAGTCTAACATACAGGCAAATCGAAACATGTCGGAAGGGGAAATTGCATTGTATTCGATAGCAAGTTCTGGTGATCCCCCATGCTTCATTTTTGTCCAGCGATGGAAGAGGTTGACCTACATTAGTACACTTAGGGTATGAATGAATCATCACTATTAACAATGAAACATGACAATTTACATCAACAGATTGGAGCTAGTTACAAGGCAGATTACTAAGACAAGCACATCTAGATCATTATCAGTGTTGCAAACGGATGGCagatgagaaaataatgaaatcTTGGTGAAAAAAAAACCAGCACTTAAAGTAGTCCCCATTTCCTGAAAACTATATACACTCTCTTACAGGTCAGCGGGTGAAAAGCCATTATGTAAATGATCCCAAACATTCACTCATTCCTAGGCTCATAACCACTTTTCATCAAATTAAGCACCCCACAAGTTTTCAAAACAATATCGCAGACAGGTAAGACgcaaataaacaaacaaataaGATAAATAACAAAGCACTGTATAAAAGCCTCAAGAGTCAAACAACCAAGGCAAACATAAGATATTACCATTACGACGGCTTTGTTTTTCGTCCAATTTTTGAGATGCGCTTAAGTTCTTGGGTGCCCTTTCGCATTTCTCTGCAGAAAAAAGGTAACAATGTTTATGTAAATTGGAAATTCAGAGACATTTGGAAGTCAGAGGCTAGAAAGTGCACCTTTGGTACAAATAGACAATAAGGTAGAATATAGGGAGCAGCATCATTGTCAAGATCGAAATTGCTAAATAAAACACGTTTGTGTGCTTCTGTACATAAAACATAGGAAAAAGTGTCACTGCAGGGGAAAGCAAAAGAATTGACACAAAATGATTAAAAAGATAAGCACTTCATGGAAAATGTTGTAACAAATTGCCAGTTACTATGAGTTGAAAGTAACACAATTCAATCCATGCAGATCTAACAACTAATAAAAATTCAAGTAACTAAGATAACAGTCATTCAAAGGAATGTTCAGCTATCCTGGTTTGGCTTCTGAGCCTGTTTAAGGGCATGTCACACTAAGCAAAGGAGATCAACTCTATTTACAAATTAGCAGGAACTCTGAGCTCCACTCATTTAATCTAAGCTAGATAAATACCAATAAAAGCTTACCCTGCCCCCTCTAGAAAATGGCTTTTTTCCTCCAGAGCAGGTGTGAGCATCACAAAACTGGCGCAAAAATAAATCTACCAGAAAAACGAAATCAAGTTTGATGTCAAGAAAGAGTAAGCATACCAAATATTTTTTGCTTTCAACAAAGTACAGGATACGTACCATGAAGACGAGTTGCTGAGTGACCCTGATTTACCGGAAAACAACTGTCCGCAAGACTCTGACATTAGAAACAACCAGAGGTCAAAAACAGAGAACCACAGAAAGTAGAGCATAAGAGATGAGATACAAAAGCAACCTCACACAAATGACGATTCTTAGCAGCAGCTGCAGGATTGCATTTGCTTTTACGGGGTTTTGAGTCCATCATGAGGTCACAATGCAATGCTCCACATACATCTGCCAAGCACTTTCCATTACTCTGAAATAGTTGGAAGCATAAGTTAAGAATTTTACCAGCCCTACCAAATACATATAGTAATTTGACATTGAAACTTAAACAACTAAATATAAGTGTGATAAAAGCGAACCACAAAAACTTAAGGATGGAATGGCAAAAATAGCATGATAGCTTCTGAATCACAAAATCTAATGTTACTTTCCTAGTCATGCTGCATCAAGTTGATGCCTAAATGAAAGAGGAAAAAGCAAAACCAAAGGCACAAGCTATAACACACCATAGGAACTGTAGCCATTTTTAATCAGGTAACTAGCATCTCCAGTGTAAGCATTATGTGAGcaaaatcacaaaagaaatttaatataTCTCTCGAAATGTTACAATCAAGCAACCTATCTTTAAAACTGTCAACCATATGGGTGAATAGAAAACTAAACAGCTCATTCAGAATACTGGGGGTCCTTACTCAAATATCATTGCATTTTATATTAACACATATTTAGTCAAATATCAACAAATTCAAACGCACACAAATATTACAACTATGCCATTAGTGGCACTTTATCCTAAAAAAGTGGAAGAGCTTCTCCAAAATCAAGACGCAGGATGCAAAATTTCTCTCTTAAATTTTCCCCAAGAGAAAGTTGCCTTACTGCTTAATATAGCAGTTGAAATTTAATCAGTATAAGAGAGGTTGCAACCATTGGAATGCCAAACATGTAGTCCAAAATTTACAGAAATGCAGATCGGAGTTTGTGGGAAGATGCTTGATGTAGGTACAAACCGATCAATGTGGACTGAAGTAATTGTTTTACCATGGCACTTACTTAAAGCAAATCATAAAAACCAGCAAGAAAAAACTAAATGTAAATACaactttattttcattttatttcttaCACGGATTTGTACACCGTTTGTTTGTTTCTTGAATATATCACTTTTTGAAAGTTTACCTTTTGGCCACATACACACATTTTCAAAAACTTATACTTCTCCCCAGTTAAACTAACTTAGCAcccaaaaaaatcactaaatgACAGATTTGAGCAGTTGAGTTTGATAAATAAATGGCACATAAGAAGGACAAAGAACTGGAAGATAATTTTGAGACTCCAATGAAACCTGCAACTGGAATACAAATAATTAATAGAAGATTTTCAGAAACAAAGCATTTTTCTATGCAAATGTAAAATGCTAAACAATTTCTCTATTCAAATGTAAAATGGGTGCTAAGAATTCTACTTATTGAATTTGGTGTATTTTTTAACTCCGCAAACTCATTATGCTAACAGAAAGGTATATGCCCCAAGACTTCTAAATCAGAAAGACAGGATTATAACTCAAAAACTAATAAATTTTAGAACTGTTACTGTAAGAACTATAGGGTAACAAAAAATTAGCTAATTCATCAATTAGCAGTCTGTAAAGTTGAGGTCttgatgatttaattgaatATTTGCATTATGGATAACAGAAAGCACTTTGGCATACATTTAAAAGGTTGGAGTGCCTGTTGTCAAAATGCTGATCTAGATACTTTTCAGCTCGGAAGATTTTCTTACAGTACCCACAACgccattcatttgcatcataGTGTATCTTATGCTCCTCTTGATCTCTGAAAAGGTCATTGCTTGCATTAAGTCTACACTGGCTTGACAGCTggtacttttctttttccacaAATGGCATCAGATACTGCATAATAAAAGCAAGATAGTTATATCTAATGCTATCAGAATCGAGTATTTGATAAGGCAGAGTAACCTGGGTCAATCTACAATAAATATACCTGGTCAATAATATTCCATGCAGCACGACTTCTCTCTCTGGAACAATGAACTTCATGGACAGGGGGGTCTTCTTGTTTAAGAGTTCTAAGTAACAAAAAGGGGGAAAACTGATAACCGCTATTATAACAGGAAAACCAATAAATAATAAACTTAGCCTAAAACAAATGCCTAGAAGATATCTTGGGTGCAGGCCccgggggggaggggggggggaaTTCAAGTTGAATTCCTTCTTTCTGAAAAATCATTCATATCACCAAATGCCAGCTTTTAACCTTTGAAAATAGCCGCAACACGAAGTAAACACATTATAATGTAAGTCTACTCAAGTAACTGAACAGCTTACCTTGAACCAGGATTATCAGTGCCCTGTATCAGAAGTAACAAAAAGTTAATGAAGATGAATTGCACATTAAAAAAAAGGGACGTCTAAAATAAAGATTGACTTAATGAATTAGAGCTATAGATGGATCAACGAATCCCTGATAAGTAAGATCAGCTACAAGAGAAAACTCAGTGCAAGAGGTTTCTCGTCCAAGGTTGGTTTACCGTTAGATCCAAAGAGGCTCTACTACAGCTTTACATGAATTCAAGATATATATAGACGAGGATACAAATATTACAGCCGCAATTGAGAAGTGAGGTACTGAAAGAACAGCAAAAATCGAATCTTTTTCAGGCAAAGTTGAATTCTCAGCGTCTTAACCATAAAAGAAAACCTGGGGTTCCaccatttgtttcaaatgaatATAAAAAACCATTGAATTTTCAACGCTACTTGTTCAAGTCAGTATACATGGTTGTTTTGCAAAATTCTTGCCAAAGAAttcaaagaaaaactaaaaaatcaaaaggaaaacaccAATCCCTGATCATATTTCTTAAAAAACAGAACAGAAACGATGAGTTTTACGAAATTCAGAATCATGGAATTAAAAAACACAATCAAGATTCAATTTTTCCTGCCATACTACCATTCTTGAGTGAGAGAAACAGCAGAACAAGTACCCCAACTTCAAATTCTTTGATACTCACTACCTTTATCAACTGAaactgataaaaaaaaaataataagaactTGAAAGCGATGAAGCAAACCTGAAGATTTGGCTGAGAAAAAGCTGAGGAAACTGAACTGAGCCCAGATAACATTAGTAAATAAATGAATGGAATTACCAAGTGGGTAATTCTCTCATTATTAGTATATACCATTCCTGTTATTTTCTTCTTCCCCATGTCTGGATTCTTTCTCCCACTTTTCCAGACGCTGTAATGGGAATTTCTTGGTCTAATTGTACAAATTTCTTGAAAAGTTGTATTTATTTcgattttcaaatatttttatttagaCCCAGAAACGTCGTTAATTATGTTAGAGCTACTTTCCTAACTGCTGGTACTTTGGCCGTGAAGTACAAGTTCGGATCGAGGAAGCTTTTATTAGAGGGTCAAAGATATATATTTGGAAACTGGATTTTCTTTTCCCCCTAAGTTTTAGGATTTATATGCCTAAAATCAGGTACCAAATGTGTTTATAAAAATATTGACGTTTTtggaattttctaaaaaaaatgtttttgtaAGAAACTTGCACGCCAAATAAATCTTTGTGTTTCGAGTTTCTCAAAACACGTTTTTCACGATCAGTTCCATCCAAGCGGGCGCAAGTTTTTGCAATTATACTATTTTCAAAATATGTTTGCTTTTATTATTGTAGCGTATATAGTTGTTGCGTTAGTGCTTATAATATAGAGTGCAATTGAAACGAGTAAATTGCACGACCTTGAATTGATTAAATTACAATTTAAGTTAATAATAAGGCATAAAAATAGAGAAAATtgatattttgaagaaattacATCAAATTGATGGAAGCACAAGTTGTAAATCTTTGTAAAGAAAAACAGGAGAGCTTAATGTGTGGTTTGTGATTTGTCCAACTAATTGTCCTCTAGAGTAAGTAGCAAACAACTTTATTCATAATTATTTTGTGAAAGCTTTGTCTATAAAAACTTATGTTGAAGTTAAGGGCTCCTTTTTTAAAAGTCAATTTTCATCTTTggattatttttttcttaaaacgtCAATAAAATAAAGTTCTGCAATAGTAGGTATATATTTATATCtttatttaactttcaaaatttaaaaatttctttttgcaCACGCGGTATGAAGTCAAGCCAACtcaagtaaataaaaaataaaaataaaaatctcaCACTTATTATAATATATGAAAGATTAATCCATCATCTTTTGCAAAATTAATTTAGAAGCTATTTTTCTATATGCACTTGTTTAGGCTATAGAAATTAATTACCTACGTAACAATTGTAAATtcattgttgaaactttatttCTTGATTGGTTTACGTTATTCGTGAGTCTACCATCATGTTTAATGTAAAACCCAAATTATTTGTTAAGTGTCGATTTGTTTCAAGTAATTTAAGTTAGTAGTTGCTATTCAAATAATAAGTTCCTTCTGTCCCAAAAGcaataaacaaaaagaaattctggaaaagtAATAAATTCCTTCACTTAGAGCAAGAATAATTTGGATGTACGAAAAGGTTATAGCCACTAATTTAAATAAAGACCCCTTCAAATTTCAATATACtgtggggaaaaaaaaataaagatcaCATTCTCTTGAAAATACCTAAACAATTagctaattttttttccccttcgaGTTCTCTGCCAAATTAATCCAAGAAGTTATAAGCAAAGAGTAATATAAAAGCGACCATGCAGGAGCAGGCCGAGCGATGCAGGAGCATGCAGGAGCAGGACCATGCATAACAAGGTTACAAGGGCCCTGCATGGTTAGTGCTGCCGAGCGATGTCCTGCGCCTCCACCGCGTGCATGAGGATAAAACCCGCCTCCTCCTCTGctgccaccaccaccaccaacgCCACGAACACCCCCTCCACCGCCATGACCGCCACTGCCACCACCTTTTGCTGCAGCCGAGTCAAGCATGAGGGATGTGACAAGAAGCATGATCAGTAACATTGCTACGGGGGGATTTTGCGTCCTCATCCTTTCCAGAGCCCAATTTCTCAAGGGAATTCTACGACTATTATATTAGCCAGagaagggggaaaaaattcAACCAAAGAGGCAAACATGTAACTCACGATGGTTTAAAGATTGAATTAAGTCCCATACGTATATATAACGGGGAAAAAATCACCTAGGGCTGGAAGCATTAATATTTTGGAAAGACGAAATTAAATTTAGGAAGCAACTAAAATCAGGGAAAGTAGGTAAACTTAGGAAGGTTTTTGGGTGCTCTATTGGAACTTTCAAATGTATTTCTTGCAGGATCAAAATCGTAAGATATACTCTTTACCAAAATTTTTATACGTCCATGGAGACACATATTATTATGTTGAACACTAgtagaaattatttttttcaacctaaaatgcttttttttttttttgggtttttgagAGGCAAAAAAGAAGGCGTATTGCAGAAAAAGAATGACGGGTACAAAACCAGTCCAACAAATACAGTCATGATTTTCATCACTGGATTGATAAATCAGTAACATGGCTT encodes the following:
- the LOC113768223 gene encoding uncharacterized protein LOC113768223, giving the protein MGKKKITGMVYTNNERITHLVIPFIYLLMLSGLSSVSSAFSQPNLQGTDNPGSRTLKQEDPPVHEVHCSRERSRAAWNIIDQYLMPFVEKEKYQLSSQCRLNASNDLFRDQEEHKIHYDANEWRCGYCKKIFRAEKYLDQHFDNRHSNLLNSNGKCLADVCGALHCDLMMDSKPRKSKCNPAAAAKNRHLCESLADSCFPVNQGHSATRLHDLFLRQFCDAHTCSGGKKPFSRGGRKHTNVFYLAISILTMMLLPIFYLIVYLYQREMRKGTQELKRISKIGRKTKPS
- the LOC113768732 gene encoding transcription termination factor MTERF15, mitochondrial-like, whose translation is MWVASRRANFLSKRVTFKSLEKPNAVLAFLRDQGFSKAHIAKLVGAAPQILFYNPEKILLPKIEFFSSIWVSRSELTKNLSANHNLLRSSLKNKILPLYHCLKSMYGTDDRLTSPRIWRAVYFSKDPTKNLASNIAVLRELGVRESCIRLLMTRHPAAVMVNDNRFREVVYEVKNMGFDHLKSTFVLALYARFGMRNRLNWERCCEVYRSWGWSEDLVRNAYGKDPNCMLISEQKLSRMMDFLVNKMGLNSQTVARYPVILHLSLDKRIIPRGSVIHLLRLKGFIRWYTRLYSIFIPGEKYFLSKFVIPYEKQVPQLRDVYQGKMGIFDV